From the Acidobacteriota bacterium genome, the window CTCTCTCCTGCTCGATGAAGGCGGCATCTTAACAGCTACAATCGCCCTCCATGCCCTTCGCCCGCCTCGACCGCGCCGCCGTGGCGCGCACCGTTTCGCAACTCGTCTCGCAACCGGACGATCTCGCCGACGCCTACTTCGAGCGGCGCGAAGAAATCGAGCTGCCGGCAGAGGGCGACAGTCCGGGCATTCGGACCCGCCGCGAGGAGGGTTTCGCCCTTCGCCTGACCCGTGACCGCCAGACCTGGGTGGCCAGCCGCGACGGTTTTCAACCGCAGTCCTTCGCCGAAGCCTTGCGCCAGGTGGCGCGGGTTTTTCCGTCGGCGGCATATCCCGAGCCGCTGCTCGACGTCGCCGCCTGGAGCGGAGCGCCCCAGGCGACCGAGCTGGCGGGATTCGCCAGCGCCCTGCATCGCGGCGTGCGGGCTCGCCACGTCGCCTTTCCGATGCAGGTCACCCTGCGCCGCCACCGCCGTTGGCTGCAGGTGGTGTCGGGGATGCTGGTGCCGGAGAGCGAAACGGAGAGCTTCTACAGCTGCACCGTCGAGCTCACCTGGGGTCGCTGCGGCGCTCTGCTGGCAGACCTCGGGGGGACCGCCGCCGAAGATCTCGTAGAGCGCCTGGTGGAGCGCTTCCGCAGTCGTCAAGCGAGTCCTCCGGAGGCCTTCCGAGGAGTCGTCATCCTCGCCCCGGCGGCCACCGCGGTGCTGCTCCACGAAGCCGTCGCGCACTCCCTCGAAGCCGACCTGCTGGCCCTCACGGGCCGTCCCGAGGGGGCCATCGGAGTGCGCCTCGGCGGAC encodes:
- a CDS encoding metallopeptidase TldD-related protein — translated: MPFARLDRAAVARTVSQLVSQPDDLADAYFERREEIELPAEGDSPGIRTRREEGFALRLTRDRQTWVASRDGFQPQSFAEALRQVARVFPSAAYPEPLLDVAAWSGAPQATELAGFASALHRGVRARHVAFPMQVTLRRHRRWLQVVSGMLVPESETESFYSCTVELTWGRCGALLADLGGTAAEDLVERLVERFRSRQASPPEAFRGVVILAPAATAVLLHEAVAHSLEADLLALTGRPEGAIGVRLGGPDLSVLDDPTSAPTSVRRRTDDEGQEVRRRWLLRAGVVQQPLADGAWAAGSDLLLPGAARRGSRHDPPDPRSTHLELLAGEASFEDLLSQAEGGLLIQEASRGHFDPLTGDFELAFPAARRIRGGVAGEAVGAGRLSGRVAELFDGLTAIGRERRAAGAGWCAKGGRKLPVWATCPAVRLEGLEVRP